The Sporomusa termitida genome has a window encoding:
- a CDS encoding efflux RND transporter permease subunit, translated as MARFFIERPIFAIVISIMIVVAGTIAGLNLPIAQYPQIQPPTVSVAAAYIGANAEVVNQTVAQVLEEQINGVQGMNYMSSNSDDSGAYSLEVVFDLGVDGDIAAVKVQNSVAQANASLPAEVTAAGITTRKASSDMAMMLSIYSPQGTYDSTFLTNYFNVYLKDAVKRVNGVGDVMVLGADFSRRIWINPDRMAELGLTVTDVIEAVREQNVQAPAGTIGAMPVPKTQEFQYTARVQGRLVSIADFENIIVKAQPNGSFIYLKDIARIENAGKELNYTAKQDGADTVAVGIQLTSDANTMNTIQGVNQAMAAAAADFPPDMKYGAIFDTTEYIAESMTEVVKTFLEAMALVMIIVFIFLQSWRATLIPMLAVPVSLIGTFGAFMLLGFSINTLTLFAMVLAIGLVVDDAIVVIEAVEHHIRYNKLTPLAATKRAMDEVSGPVIAIAFVLAAVFIPVAFIGGMVGVLYRQFALTIAVSMALSAFVALSLTPALCAMLLKPHEEQAKSRVMGRLFGRFNDWFDRTTSAYSETVKSLIAKARYCCIFLLILLVGTVYLYKIVPTTFIPDEDQGFFAAVVNLPEGASMNRTQAVTDRVAAEIRQLPGVDKVIWVVGFDLLSSGAKANAATLFAGLEPWSQRRDPATQIDSLLNQVMAGGEQVPEASIMAFNIPSLPGLGMVGGFTLVLQDMSGHSKEELDTITRDFVLAANQLPEVTAVYSTYKSDSPGYEFVVDREKVKNMGIALNDVFTALQVNFGGTQVNDFNMFNRTYKVVMQADTMFRNEADMTRFINVRSANGTMVPLDTLLTPKLTTGPSIISRFNAARSIPINGSVSEGYSSGQALAAMERLARETLPAGFNVEWSGQSREEKKAGSTTMQILALALVFVFLCLAALYESWSIPYAVMLSVPTGIFGALLSQYVMNLQNSVYMQIGVIMLIGLAAKNAILIVEFAKVRVDKGMEPVKAAIEAAALRLRPILMTSFAFIIGCLPLALASGAGAGARQAMGTAVVGGMTIATALGIFLIPVLFVVVEWVAAKLPGKKKQAAGCSD; from the coding sequence GTGGCAAGATTTTTTATCGAACGGCCAATTTTTGCCATTGTTATTTCTATAATGATTGTAGTAGCAGGCACGATTGCCGGGCTGAATCTCCCCATCGCCCAGTACCCGCAGATCCAGCCGCCGACGGTATCGGTGGCGGCTGCGTATATCGGGGCCAACGCCGAGGTAGTCAACCAGACGGTAGCCCAGGTTTTGGAAGAGCAGATCAATGGTGTGCAGGGCATGAACTATATGAGCTCAAACTCCGATGACTCGGGCGCCTACAGCCTGGAGGTTGTCTTTGATTTGGGAGTCGATGGCGATATTGCCGCCGTTAAGGTCCAGAACAGCGTTGCCCAGGCTAACGCCTCCTTGCCGGCCGAGGTAACTGCGGCCGGCATCACCACCAGAAAAGCATCTTCCGACATGGCGATGATGCTGAGCATCTATTCGCCGCAGGGTACTTACGACAGTACATTTTTGACTAATTATTTCAATGTCTATTTGAAGGATGCGGTTAAACGGGTTAACGGTGTCGGGGATGTCATGGTGCTGGGAGCCGATTTTTCCCGGCGTATCTGGATCAATCCCGACCGCATGGCCGAACTGGGGTTAACGGTAACCGATGTGATCGAGGCTGTGCGGGAACAAAATGTTCAGGCGCCGGCCGGTACCATCGGTGCTATGCCTGTACCCAAAACACAGGAATTTCAATATACCGCGAGAGTGCAGGGCCGTTTAGTCAGTATCGCCGATTTTGAAAATATCATCGTCAAGGCTCAGCCTAACGGCTCTTTTATTTATCTGAAGGATATTGCGCGGATTGAAAATGCGGGGAAAGAACTAAATTACACGGCGAAACAGGATGGCGCCGATACGGTTGCGGTGGGCATTCAACTGACCAGTGATGCCAACACAATGAATACCATTCAAGGGGTAAATCAGGCTATGGCGGCGGCAGCGGCCGATTTTCCGCCGGATATGAAATACGGGGCTATTTTTGACACTACCGAGTATATTGCGGAATCCATGACCGAGGTGGTTAAAACCTTTCTGGAAGCCATGGCCCTGGTTATGATTATTGTCTTTATTTTTCTGCAAAGCTGGCGGGCAACCCTGATCCCGATGCTGGCCGTGCCCGTATCGTTGATTGGGACCTTTGGCGCCTTTATGCTGCTGGGCTTCTCCATCAACACGCTGACTCTGTTTGCGATGGTGCTGGCCATCGGCCTGGTCGTCGATGATGCCATTGTCGTGATTGAAGCAGTTGAGCATCACATCCGCTATAATAAACTGACACCGCTGGCGGCCACAAAACGGGCCATGGACGAAGTGTCGGGACCGGTGATTGCCATCGCTTTTGTGCTGGCTGCCGTATTTATCCCGGTTGCTTTCATCGGCGGCATGGTGGGCGTACTCTACCGTCAGTTTGCCCTGACCATTGCGGTGTCGATGGCTTTATCCGCTTTTGTCGCCTTGTCGCTGACCCCGGCCCTGTGTGCTATGTTGTTAAAACCCCATGAAGAGCAGGCAAAGAGCAGGGTTATGGGCAGATTATTCGGCCGGTTTAATGACTGGTTTGACCGGACTACCAGCGCGTACAGTGAAACGGTAAAATCATTAATCGCCAAAGCAAGGTATTGTTGTATCTTTCTGTTGATCCTCCTGGTGGGAACGGTGTACTTATACAAAATTGTGCCGACGACGTTTATACCGGATGAAGATCAGGGATTTTTTGCGGCGGTTGTCAATCTGCCGGAAGGGGCCAGCATGAACAGGACCCAAGCGGTAACCGACCGGGTGGCTGCAGAAATCAGACAACTGCCGGGGGTCGACAAGGTCATTTGGGTTGTCGGCTTTGATTTGTTGTCAAGCGGGGCCAAAGCCAACGCGGCAACCCTGTTTGCCGGGCTGGAGCCGTGGAGCCAGCGCAGGGACCCGGCCACCCAGATCGATTCTCTCCTTAATCAGGTGATGGCCGGCGGGGAACAAGTTCCGGAAGCTTCGATTATGGCCTTTAACATTCCCTCTTTGCCGGGTCTGGGCATGGTAGGCGGGTTTACGCTGGTGCTGCAGGACATGTCCGGCCACAGCAAGGAAGAGCTGGATACGATTACAAGGGACTTTGTCCTGGCCGCCAATCAGCTGCCGGAAGTAACGGCAGTATATTCCACCTATAAAAGCGATTCTCCCGGTTATGAATTTGTAGTGGACCGGGAAAAGGTGAAAAATATGGGGATTGCGTTAAATGATGTATTCACGGCTTTGCAGGTTAATTTCGGCGGCACCCAGGTAAATGATTTCAATATGTTTAACCGTACCTATAAAGTGGTTATGCAGGCCGATACGATGTTCCGCAATGAAGCGGACATGACGCGGTTTATCAATGTCCGGTCAGCGAATGGCACCATGGTTCCGTTAGATACCCTGCTGACCCCGAAGCTGACTACCGGGCCGTCCATTATTTCCCGGTTCAATGCCGCGCGCAGCATTCCGATAAACGGCTCCGTCAGCGAAGGTTACAGCTCGGGCCAGGCCCTGGCTGCCATGGAGAGACTGGCCAGGGAAACGCTGCCGGCCGGATTTAATGTGGAATGGTCAGGGCAAAGCCGGGAGGAAAAAAAGGCCGGCAGCACGACTATGCAGATTCTGGCGCTGGCCCTGGTATTTGTCTTTTTATGCCTGGCGGCGCTGTATGAGAGCTGGAGCATTCCGTATGCGGTTATGCTTTCCGTGCCAACCGGCATTTTCGGGGCCTTACTGTCTCAATATGTTATGAATCTGCAAAACAGTGTCTATATGCAGATTGGGGTAATTATGCTAATTGGCTTAGCCGCCAAAAATGCAATTTTGATCGTCGAATTTGCGAAAGTCAGGGTGGATAAAGGGATGGAACCGGTTAAAGCCGCGATTGAGGCCGCCGCTTTGCGGCTGCGGCCGATTCTGATGACCTCCTTTGCCTTTATTATCGGCTGCCTGCCGCTGGCGCTGGCCAGCGGCGCCGGGGCCGGGGCCAGGCAGGCAATGGGCACTGCGGTTGTTGGCGGCATGACGATCGCCACCGCGTTGGGCATTTTTCTCATCCCCGTATTATTTGTGGTTGTGGAATGGGTTGCGGCTAAATTGCCCGGGAAGAAAAAGCAAGCGGCCGGCTGCTCCGACTGA
- a CDS encoding SAM-dependent methyltransferase, which produces MLKKIALKLLLHKWKRGGFNVVFWDGEQESYGDEAPAFTITFKQEPPLRIGSDDAVLLLGEAYMDGILEIEGSMDEVLRVVFLNSPPGANAADKKANAQSDSAAQQRNIHHHYDLGNDFFKLWLDETMSYSCAYFKTPDDSLTQAQLQKIDHILKKINLRPGDRLLDIGSGWGWLIIKAAQQYQVQATGITLSTEQYQGTRQRIRELGLEQQVDIQLVNYQDFEASQPCFDKIVSIGMFEHAGRENLAKYMRKVSDLLVPGGVSLVHTITGMFEETSNAWIGKYIFPGGYVPSLRETVWLLPQFDFHLLHAESLRLHYAMTLDRWYKNFAGQLSAVRAKYDERFIRMWSLYLRGCAAAFRVSGLDVYQLLFTKGLNNDLPLTYRHLYHDAI; this is translated from the coding sequence ATGTTAAAGAAAATTGCTTTAAAATTATTGTTACACAAATGGAAACGAGGCGGGTTTAACGTCGTGTTTTGGGATGGCGAACAAGAGTCTTACGGCGATGAGGCGCCGGCATTTACAATTACATTCAAACAGGAACCTCCCCTCAGGATTGGCAGTGACGATGCTGTGCTATTGCTGGGAGAAGCCTATATGGACGGTATCCTTGAGATTGAAGGCTCAATGGACGAGGTGCTGCGCGTTGTTTTTCTTAACAGCCCTCCCGGGGCAAACGCTGCCGACAAAAAAGCAAATGCCCAGTCAGATTCCGCCGCCCAACAGAGAAATATCCACCATCATTATGATCTGGGCAATGACTTCTTCAAACTATGGCTGGATGAAACCATGAGCTATTCCTGCGCTTATTTTAAGACGCCTGACGATTCCCTGACCCAGGCCCAGCTCCAGAAAATCGATCATATCCTGAAAAAAATAAATCTCAGGCCCGGGGACCGGTTGCTGGACATTGGCAGCGGCTGGGGCTGGCTCATTATTAAAGCCGCACAGCAGTACCAGGTGCAGGCTACCGGCATTACCCTGAGTACAGAGCAATACCAGGGGACCAGACAGCGTATCAGGGAGCTGGGGTTGGAGCAGCAGGTGGATATCCAACTAGTAAATTACCAGGACTTTGAAGCCAGCCAGCCCTGTTTTGACAAAATAGTCAGTATCGGGATGTTTGAGCACGCCGGCCGGGAAAACCTGGCCAAGTATATGCGTAAAGTCAGCGATTTGCTGGTGCCTGGCGGCGTATCCCTAGTACATACGATAACCGGCATGTTTGAAGAAACCAGCAATGCCTGGATAGGGAAATATATCTTTCCCGGCGGTTATGTGCCGTCATTGCGGGAAACCGTATGGTTGCTGCCTCAATTCGATTTTCACCTGCTGCATGCGGAAAGTCTGCGCCTGCACTATGCGATGACACTTGACCGGTGGTACAAAAACTTCGCCGGACAGCTTAGCGCTGTCCGGGCCAAGTATGATGAGCGCTTTATCCGCATGTGGAGTTTGTATTTGCGCGGCTGTGCTGCGGCTTTTCGGGTTTCCGGGCTGGATGTCTATCAGTTATTGTTTACCAAAGGCTTAAATAATGACCTTCCTTTAACTTACCGGCATCTTTATCATGATGCAATATAA
- a CDS encoding Fur family transcriptional regulator encodes MEKWIAALRAQGFKVTPQRRVVIEALQTGGKFTTAQQVLEAVRQKFPEMSLDTVYRNLSLLVEIGLVHEVRTKGREGNVFEIAVAGHHHHTVCLQCGKAECLDFCPIHEQDLARAEGGGFKITAHSLEFYGYCAACRQTG; translated from the coding sequence ATGGAAAAATGGATTGCTGCCCTGCGGGCACAAGGCTTTAAGGTTACACCACAACGCCGGGTTGTGATTGAGGCGTTGCAAACAGGGGGCAAGTTTACTACCGCTCAGCAAGTGTTAGAGGCGGTACGGCAGAAGTTTCCCGAGATGAGTCTGGATACCGTTTATCGCAATTTGAGCCTGCTCGTTGAAATCGGCCTGGTGCATGAGGTGCGGACCAAGGGGCGGGAGGGCAATGTTTTTGAGATTGCTGTAGCCGGCCATCATCATCACACGGTATGCCTGCAATGTGGCAAGGCCGAGTGCCTGGATTTTTGCCCTATCCATGAACAGGATTTGGCAAGGGCCGAGGGGGGCGGTTTTAAAATTACTGCTCATTCCCTGGAATTCTATGGCTATTGCGCCGCTTGCCGCCAGACCGGTTGA
- a CDS encoding metal ABC transporter substrate-binding protein, with amino-acid sequence MKLMVKIGLMCLLGAAVLLAGCGGKTKSTQSSPDKLKVFATVYPVYDFAKQVGGDRIELVMLMPPGAEPHDWEPTPQDIIKLKSAQLVLYHGAGLEPVDKLLSKDVLATVKAVEVSKGITLLASQEDHGHADEADDHHHDQDEKTEHHAHESETDPHVWLDPVNAQQEVKTIAAALSEVDPANADYYQQNAERFIQELAQLDNDYQATLAKAARRDIITSHIAFGYLAKRYNLELIGIMGLAPDSEPTPDKMAKVVDFCRTHQVKYIFFETLVSPKLAETIAKETGAGLLVLNPLENLTAEEMKQGKDYLSVMRENLANLAKALQ; translated from the coding sequence ATGAAACTTATGGTAAAAATTGGACTGATGTGCCTGTTGGGGGCGGCTGTGTTACTGGCAGGCTGCGGCGGCAAAACAAAATCCACCCAGTCGTCACCGGATAAGCTTAAGGTTTTCGCGACGGTGTATCCTGTATATGATTTTGCCAAACAGGTGGGCGGCGATAGGATTGAGCTGGTCATGCTGATGCCGCCAGGGGCGGAACCCCATGACTGGGAGCCAACGCCCCAGGATATTATCAAGCTTAAGTCGGCGCAGCTGGTGCTCTATCATGGCGCCGGGCTTGAACCTGTTGATAAGCTGCTGAGTAAAGACGTACTGGCGACCGTAAAAGCTGTCGAGGTGAGTAAAGGCATTACCCTGCTTGCCAGCCAGGAAGACCACGGGCATGCAGACGAAGCGGACGACCATCATCATGATCAGGATGAAAAGACAGAGCACCATGCGCATGAGTCGGAGACAGATCCCCATGTCTGGCTTGATCCGGTCAATGCCCAGCAGGAGGTAAAGACCATTGCCGCGGCCCTGAGTGAGGTGGACCCTGCCAATGCCGACTATTACCAACAGAATGCGGAACGGTTTATTCAGGAATTAGCCCAACTGGACAATGACTATCAAGCCACGCTGGCTAAAGCGGCCAGGCGCGATATCATTACCAGCCATATTGCCTTCGGTTATCTGGCTAAGCGGTATAACCTTGAACTGATTGGCATCATGGGGCTAGCGCCGGATAGCGAGCCTACGCCCGACAAAATGGCCAAAGTCGTTGATTTTTGCCGGACCCACCAGGTTAAATACATATTTTTTGAAACCCTGGTCAGCCCCAAACTGGCTGAAACCATTGCTAAAGAAACCGGGGCAGGCCTCCTGGTGCTCAATCCGCTGGAAAACCTGACTGCCGAGGAAATGAAACAGGGTAAAGACTATTTATCGGTTATGCGGGAGAATTTGGCCAATCTGGCTAAGGCTTTACAATAA
- a CDS encoding DMT family transporter, translated as MQSVAGALFLAAAFSLAGTSIIAGRLVCEVLEPFTITAVSLFFALLGLVPFYGPEILSSLGRLTGNDWRRLLLQALLGIFLFRLFLLLGLRHTSAGEAGLLTGATPAFTALLGWIFLQEPLSPARCLGIGCTVAGILTIQGLWSAGIVWADNHLPGNLLVLCAALSESLFNLLSRRSSITTAAGQALIVQPAVWASLVAGTALVICLGPAIAENQAEALLSLPVSGWLALAWYGFFVTALAFICWYQGIKRCDVAVAAAFSGLMPLTALILSVLLLDEQINWSHWLGGLLIVLGMWLLTVTKPFVQGPEAPASSARDPG; from the coding sequence ATGCAGTCAGTTGCCGGAGCACTGTTTTTGGCCGCAGCCTTTAGCCTGGCGGGCACTTCGATCATAGCCGGCCGCCTGGTTTGCGAAGTATTAGAGCCTTTTACCATTACCGCCGTCAGCCTGTTCTTTGCCCTGCTGGGACTGGTGCCATTCTATGGGCCTGAGATTCTCAGCAGCCTGGGGCGGCTGACCGGCAATGACTGGCGCCGACTGCTGCTGCAGGCATTACTGGGCATTTTTTTATTCCGGCTGTTTTTACTGCTGGGACTGCGCCACACCAGCGCAGGCGAAGCAGGCTTGCTCACCGGGGCGACCCCGGCGTTTACGGCCTTGCTGGGCTGGATTTTTTTGCAGGAACCCTTAAGCCCGGCGCGCTGTCTGGGCATCGGCTGCACAGTTGCCGGCATTTTGACCATCCAGGGATTATGGTCTGCCGGTATTGTTTGGGCGGACAATCACCTGCCGGGCAATCTACTGGTGCTTTGCGCCGCCCTGAGTGAGTCTCTGTTCAACCTGTTGTCCCGCCGCAGCAGTATTACAACTGCGGCCGGTCAAGCACTGATTGTACAGCCCGCTGTCTGGGCTTCCCTGGTAGCAGGTACGGCCTTAGTGATCTGCCTTGGCCCGGCAATAGCAGAAAACCAGGCAGAAGCACTTTTATCACTACCGGTAAGCGGCTGGCTGGCCTTAGCCTGGTATGGTTTTTTCGTTACAGCCCTGGCGTTTATTTGCTGGTACCAGGGAATCAAACGCTGCGACGTGGCAGTGGCAGCGGCATTTTCCGGCTTAATGCCTTTGACTGCCCTGATTTTGTCGGTATTATTGCTCGATGAGCAAATAAACTGGAGCCACTGGCTGGGGGGATTACTCATCGTGCTCGGTATGTGGCTGCTGACTGTCACAAAACCTTTCGTTCAGGGGCCTGAAGCGCCGGCGTCAAGTGCGCGGGACCCGGGCTGA
- a CDS encoding PLP-dependent aminotransferase family protein, translated as MWGIALQRHSEVALARQLYQILREKMTDGQLRPGEALPSTRELAKQLALSRNTICEAYEMLAAEGYIISSQGAKTRVADGLQLEKAAPAFTENTPPAAPAIAADFQTGRPDIRQFPRHLWLQLLRKATNELSPQLWGYSGPAGLPVLRREISAWLYRSRGLAAEPQDIFITAGATQGLKLLAGEGQAMILEDPCHSGLRQVLQNRGISIYPVPVDRQGLQTGNLNRNGACAVYVTPSHQFPLGGILPASRRAELVRYARENGLYLLEDDYDSEFRYAGPPVAPLYSLDPQQVIYIGTFSKILFPALRIGYVILPRRLQARWRHLRTYADVQNPPFAQAALAEFLQNRKLDRHIQNMRRLYGHRRHILLQTLTAMFGPGWSAWGDTAGLHLAVEFPGMRFDDMFVRHCQSKGLRLATVETHCLRKGEHRDKLLLGYGHLEPAEIKQGLALLRTAFPA; from the coding sequence ATGTGGGGAATTGCGTTGCAGCGTCATAGCGAGGTTGCTTTAGCCCGTCAGCTTTATCAAATACTGCGCGAGAAGATGACCGACGGGCAGCTTAGACCGGGGGAGGCGCTGCCCTCCACCCGGGAACTGGCCAAACAGTTGGCTTTATCCCGGAATACAATCTGTGAGGCCTACGAAATGCTGGCGGCAGAAGGGTACATTATCAGCAGCCAGGGGGCAAAAACCAGGGTCGCTGATGGCTTGCAGCTGGAGAAAGCAGCGCCGGCGTTTACAGAAAATACCCCGCCGGCAGCACCGGCTATTGCCGCTGATTTTCAGACAGGCCGCCCGGATATCCGGCAGTTTCCCAGACATCTCTGGCTGCAATTGCTGCGTAAGGCGACCAATGAACTTTCGCCTCAGCTGTGGGGCTATTCAGGCCCGGCCGGTCTGCCGGTCCTGCGGCGGGAGATTTCTGCCTGGCTGTACAGAAGCCGGGGGCTTGCTGCTGAGCCGCAGGATATTTTCATTACCGCCGGTGCCACCCAGGGGCTGAAGCTGCTGGCCGGCGAAGGACAGGCGATGATTCTGGAGGACCCCTGCCACAGCGGCCTGCGGCAGGTATTGCAGAACCGGGGCATTTCGATTTATCCGGTGCCGGTCGACCGGCAGGGGCTGCAAACCGGCAATCTGAACAGAAACGGCGCGTGTGCAGTCTATGTGACCCCGTCCCATCAGTTTCCCCTGGGCGGGATCCTGCCGGCCAGCCGTCGCGCCGAGCTGGTCCGTTATGCCCGGGAGAACGGGCTGTATTTGCTTGAAGACGATTACGACAGCGAGTTTCGCTATGCGGGACCACCGGTGGCCCCGCTTTATTCCCTGGACCCGCAGCAGGTGATTTACATCGGTACGTTTAGTAAAATCCTGTTTCCGGCCTTGCGTATCGGCTATGTGATTCTGCCGCGCCGGCTGCAGGCACGGTGGCGGCACCTGCGTACCTATGCCGATGTCCAGAACCCGCCTTTTGCCCAGGCCGCCCTGGCTGAGTTCCTGCAGAACCGCAAGCTGGACCGGCATATCCAAAATATGCGCAGGCTGTACGGACACCGGCGCCACATACTGCTGCAGACGCTGACGGCAATGTTTGGCCCTGGCTGGTCGGCCTGGGGGGATACCGCCGGCCTGCATCTGGCCGTGGAATTTCCCGGTATGCGTTTTGATGATATGTTTGTCCGGCACTGCCAAAGTAAGGGGCTGCGGCTGGCGACGGTTGAAACTCACTGCCTCCGTAAAGGCGAGCATCGGGACAAGCTGCTGTTGGGCTATGGACACCTGGAACCGGCGGAAATTAAACAAGGCCTGGCCTTATTGCGTACTGCTTTCCCCGCTTAG
- a CDS encoding HD-GYP domain-containing protein → MQSISLDEIQPGMLLAKPLILADGTILLHEGTEVKARYINYLRDKGFTSLFVGETAVTVEDVEDCYDSKHKQAAMAAAHEVVNQFRVGKGIQLDRVKMIVSDLIDQLGQKPENMIHLLDLRRKEEYMFSHAVNTCILSVMTGLAMGYDAKQLSELGLAAMLHDIGKIRFSPQLARQFPHYLTKQDKEEYRRHSFYSLEILRENTTLSTEVINACFQHHERWNGSGYPLGLKGAAISEYAQIISIADVYDRLLVGMPHRLPTPIYYAVAILNKAAGEYFNPAIVERFNQNVAVYPMGKTVKLSNQQSGLILGVGIKSKTIPVVRLTAGQDGNDINRIVELDLAKNPDLFILDIEELYSSYAQAYADRAHVYHTKIEQV, encoded by the coding sequence ATGCAGAGTATATCCTTAGATGAAATACAGCCGGGGATGCTTTTGGCAAAACCCCTTATTCTGGCGGATGGCACAATTTTACTCCATGAGGGCACCGAGGTAAAGGCCCGATATATCAATTATCTGCGTGATAAAGGGTTTACCTCCTTGTTTGTCGGCGAAACTGCTGTTACTGTTGAGGACGTAGAGGACTGCTATGATTCCAAACATAAACAAGCGGCTATGGCCGCAGCCCATGAGGTAGTGAATCAGTTTCGCGTTGGCAAAGGCATTCAGCTGGACCGGGTAAAAATGATTGTCAGTGACCTGATTGACCAGCTTGGCCAGAAACCGGAAAACATGATTCACCTTCTCGATCTGCGCCGTAAAGAAGAGTATATGTTTTCTCATGCCGTCAACACCTGCATTTTGTCGGTTATGACCGGGCTGGCCATGGGGTATGATGCCAAACAGTTAAGTGAACTGGGGTTGGCAGCCATGCTGCATGATATCGGTAAAATTAGATTTTCCCCGCAATTAGCCCGGCAATTTCCCCATTATTTAACCAAACAGGACAAAGAGGAGTACCGGCGGCATTCTTTCTATTCTTTGGAAATCCTGCGGGAGAACACTACTTTGTCAACTGAGGTTATTAATGCCTGCTTCCAGCATCACGAGCGCTGGAATGGCAGCGGTTATCCCCTGGGGCTCAAAGGGGCTGCTATTTCCGAATATGCGCAAATTATCAGTATTGCCGATGTGTATGACCGTTTGCTGGTGGGGATGCCGCACCGTCTGCCAACACCTATCTATTATGCGGTTGCTATTTTGAACAAAGCCGCCGGCGAGTATTTTAATCCGGCGATTGTCGAGCGGTTCAATCAGAATGTAGCTGTTTACCCCATGGGCAAGACGGTGAAGCTTAGCAATCAGCAGAGTGGCCTGATTCTGGGGGTTGGCATCAAGAGTAAAACGATCCCTGTTGTTCGCCTTACCGCCGGCCAGGACGGCAATGATATCAATCGGATTGTGGAGCTGGATTTGGCAAAAAATCCTGACCTTTTCATCCTGGATATTGAAGAATTATATTCAAGTTATGCCCAGGCCTATGCCGATCGTGCGCATGTGTATCATACAAAAATCGAGCAGGTATGA
- a CDS encoding spore coat protein, with product MALQLTQKETTLLKDQETHEKVCIEKYQKYAAQASDPQLKQLFQSFAQQEQQHLNTITAIMNGQVPNMNQAQQGQQPAQAQSQSGQATAAAPSASAASTNTADAMLCKDMLMTEKYVSNTYDTAIFEFTDTNVRQALNHIQKEEQKHGEGIFNYLSSKGLYNVQ from the coding sequence AAGACCAGGAAACCCATGAAAAAGTATGTATTGAAAAGTATCAGAAATATGCCGCCCAGGCAAGTGATCCTCAACTTAAACAGTTATTTCAATCTTTCGCGCAACAGGAGCAGCAGCACCTGAATACAATAACCGCCATCATGAACGGGCAGGTTCCCAATATGAACCAGGCCCAGCAGGGGCAACAGCCCGCGCAGGCCCAGTCTCAATCCGGTCAGGCAACGGCGGCAGCCCCGTCTGCCTCTGCTGCCAGCACGAACACTGCCGATGCCATGCTTTGTAAAGATATGCTGATGACAGAGAAATATGTCTCTAACACCTATGACACAGCTATTTTTGAATTTACCGACACCAATGTGCGCCAGGCTTTGAACCATATCCAAAAAGAAGAGCAAAAGCACGGTGAAGGGATCTTCAACTACCTGAGCAGTAAAGGCCTGTATAACGTTCAATAA